One segment of Halictus rubicundus isolate RS-2024b unplaced genomic scaffold, iyHalRubi1_principal scaffold0522, whole genome shotgun sequence DNA contains the following:
- the LOC143364415 gene encoding uncharacterized protein LOC143364415 has protein sequence MGNLPSVRVTRAERAFLHCGVDYAGPIPVRTTAGRGHKATKAYIALFVCMTTRAVHIELVGSYTTAAFLACYDRFSSRRGLPVAMYSDNGTTFQGADKEVTAAFRAATRDPKLRNILATDQVAWHFIPPSAPHFGGLWEAGIRSLKHHLKRVIGATTLTFEELTTVLCQIEACMNSRPIAPSSDNIDDYTALTPGHFLIGSAITTVPSPTLLDVRDSRLTRWQLLKKLYESIWKAWSTDYLHSLQQRTKWRTASHLAKVGRIVLLRNALAPPCKWELARIIKCHPGADGVTRVVTVKTSQSEYKRPIVKLCFLPVDINEELSGEAKRVPES, from the coding sequence ATGGGAAATCTTCCGTCGGTACGCGTGACTCGTGCCGAACGAGCGTTTTTGCATTGCGGCGTGGATTATGCGGGCCCTATACCGGTCCGAACAACCGCCGGACGCGGACACAAGGCGACGAAAGCATATATTGCGTTATTCGTCTGCATGACAACTCGTGCCGTGCACATCGAATTAGTGGGGTCGTACACCACCGCTGCGTTTTTGGCGTGTTACGATAGGTTCAGCTCGCGTCGCGGTTTGCCGGTCGCCATGTATAGCGATAACGGAACGACCTTTCAGGGCGCCGATAAGGAAGTGACCGCGGCTTTCCGAGCCGCGACACGAGACCCAAAGTTGCGGAACATACTCGCGACGGATCAAGTTGCATGGCATTTCATTCCCCCTTCCGccccgcatttcggcggactaTGGGAAGCCGGTATTCGCAGTTTAAAGCATCATTTGAAACGAGTAATCGGCGCGACCACTCTCACCTTTGAAGAACTGACCACGGTGTTATGTCAAATCGAAGCCTGTATGAATTCCCGGCCGATCGCCCCGTCGTCGGACAATATCGACGACTATACCGCGCTCACGCCAGGGCACTTTCTTATCGGCTCCGCGATTACTACAGTGCCATCCCCCACGTTGTTGGACGTGCGGGACTCGCGATTGACTAGGTGGCAGCTATTAAAAAAGTTGTACGAAAGTATCTGGAAGGCGTGGTCCACTGATTACCTCCACTCGTTACAACAACGCACAAAATGGCGCACCGCGAGTCACCTCGCGAAGGTGGGTCGAATTGTTCTTCTCCGAAACGCCCTCGCACCCCCATGCAAGTGGGAACTCGCGCGGATAATTAAATGTCATCCCGGAGCGGACGGTGTTACTCGCGTCGTTACCGTTAAGACCTCACAGTCTGAATACAAACGTCCGATCGTgaaactctgtttccttcccgtTGATATCAATGAGGAGCTCTCTGGCGAAGCAAAAAGAGTGCCCGAGTCGTAG
- the LOC143364416 gene encoding uncharacterized protein LOC143364416 → MDSLIAHQHILFGRIARTVDNLRKQGKANINKGTILAKLSCLDQAWAQFQDRDAQIIASTTEENRQVDYFTEDFFDQTQDVYCNQKGILSTMLEDVEQSQAPSTAGHPPTPGPRPRSSLPRITLPTFSGQFTDWTRFRDLFMSLVIDDEDWTDAERFHYLSASLTGEAAQLIQRIPVTAANFDQAWKLLEHRYQNRRLLVAAQFDALYNIKPCVNHSATELKGLLNSTCNATAVLNSLGVPVTDESHWIVHHTIRRLDRHTLKEWEKSLGNSVNLPAFSELLEFLETTTRTLEAFEFRQGTRTPAPSKPPPTKVKALHTATDAASRPRCNLCQGDHILCFCSAFRSLTPAARLQMVTSRRWCKNCLGPHTVGNCPSAKRCQRCAQPHHTMLHEASDGSSNASTVATLHTTKRLNSTSDSGPVLLATALVTATAGRRMVTARALIDPCSEVSLISEALAQTMRLPRTSCSRLVLGAGGKATATSRGKVRLTLTSTVPGLGRSCTVEALVLPRLTAYKPSGATHTPRWPHINGLPLADPRATSATPIELLLGADVYPQILLEGIRRGGQHAPVAQETIFGWILSGPTARGGSPSRIVSTHTTTTDDLAALVRRFWEQEEVPTTTRHWNAEEEACDEGFRQTHYRQSDGRYVVRLCFKDAVHGLGETHSVARRILLSTERRLQTSTTLRDHYHNFMREYLQLGHMQEVARELECPQAPHFYLPHHGVMKGTGASAKLRVVFNGSRPSSTGRSLNDLLSAGPKLQRNLMDLLLRWRRHKFAFLTDVEKMYRQIQVHPDDRDYQRVLWRDNPDQRIQVFHLTTVTYGLTCAPFLAIRTLLQLADDEEEQFPRGAAILREATYVDDILSGADSEDEARQTQEELVGICRAGGFTLKKWSANSTALTSHLPDEDLALSSTLPWQPELGCSALGLKWHTQSDTLTFSFQGPPTSPLPTLSKRYVLSQVAKLFDPLGWLAPATIRGKIFLQQLWQHRLDWDEQLPSTAAETWRKLSADAANLTSLRLPRWLGTEPATTTQQLHVFVDASERAYAAAAYIRTSNPHRTQVTLVAAKTKTAPLQSLSLPRLELCAAVLGARLLSHLRREMGLQFDTSHLWSDSTVTLAWLHGEPTRWRTFVANRVAEFHRTVPDVRLHHVGSQDNPADCASRGIPASQLASHPLWWHGPAWLTEHPTTWDTTSPTLDTTEEERAPTTTSFHTRIADTEHESLLHRYSSLTRLLRVTAWCLRWTRRRPAPSPGDVFPILHPEEVSQAEALWIKIVQGSTFERELSALNNGQPLRPSSALRATTPFLDNQGILRVGGRLKNSLLSYDEQHPIILPSGSKLTEMIVEQHHRRTLHGGVQLTLASVRQRFWIPQGRQNVKKCVSRCIRCLRWRAATASQLMGDLPLHRVTPSRPFTHTGVDYAGPFKLKTAPGRGHKSIKGYVAIFVCYSSRAVHLEAVSDYTTAAFLAAFRRFTGRRGPCASVTSDCGTNFVGADQELRRMFRASSKEAAAIAGQLSKEGVRWKFIPPGAPHFGGLWEAAVRSVKHHLRRVVGDNAHTYEELATFLCQVEACLNSRPLQALTDDPEDLTPLTPGHFLVGGPLLATPEPMLHDVPTSRLSRWQQLQQRVEHFWRRWSAEYLHQIQTRRKWTTTQPSLGVGDLVLVKSEATPPTKWPLARITDVHPGADGHVRVITVRTATTSFTRPVTKIVRLLQAGENQA, encoded by the coding sequence ATGGACTCGCTTATCGCCCATCAACACATTCTGTTCGGGCGCATCGCACGAACCGTGGACAATCTCCGGAAGCAGGGCAAAGCGAATATCAACAAGGGGACGATTTTGgccaaattgtcttgtttggACCAGGCCTGGGCGCAGTTTCAAGACCGCGACGCTCAAATCATCGCCTCCACTACTGAGGAGAACCGTCAGGTGGACTACTTCACCGAGGACTTCTTCGACCAAACGCAGGATGTGTACTGCAATCAGAAGGGAATTCTGTCCACGATGCTCGAAGACGTCGAGCAGAGTCAGGCACCCTCAACTGCAGGACATCCACCCACGCCAGGGCCCAGACCTCGATCGTCACTGCCACGGATCACACTGCCCACGTTCTCCGGTCAATTTACTGACTGGACGCGATTCCGGGACCTCTTCATGTCCTTGGTCATCGACGACGAGGACTGGACGGATGCAGAGCGCTTCCACTACCTGTCGGCGAGCCTCACCGGGGAAGCAGCGCAGCTGATTCAACGGATTCCCGTCACTGCCGCCAACTTTGACCAGGCCTGGAAACTGCTAGAGCACCGCTACCAGAATCGACGACTTCTGGTTGCCGCGCAGTTCGACGCATTGTACAACATCAAGCCATGTGTCAATCACAGTGCAACGGAGCTCAAGGGCCTCTTGAACTCCACGTGCAACGCGACGGCGGTCCTGAACAGCCTCGGGGTACCAGTCACCGACGAATCCCACTGGATCGTCCACCATACCATCCGTCGACTGGACAGACACACCTTGAAGGAGTGGGAAAAGTCCCTGGGAAACAGCGTGAATCTCCCCGCCTTCTCGGAACTCCTCGAATTTCTCGAGACGACGACGAGAACTCTCGAGGCTTTCGAGTTCCGTCAGGGGACTCGCACTCCCGCACCATCAAAACCGCCGCCCACGAAGGTCAAGGCGCTACACACCGCCACGGACGCCGCATCGAGGCCTCGGTGCAACCTGTGCCAAGGAGACCACATTTTGTGTTTTTGCAGCGCGTTCCGATCCTTGACCCCTGCAGCCCGTCTCCAAATGGTCACGAGTCGCCGCTGGTGTAAAAACTGCCTCGGTCCGCACACCGTCGGGAACTGTCCGTCGGCAAAGCGGTGCCAACGGTGTGCCCAACCACACCACACGATGCTGCACGAGGCGTCCGACGGATCCAGCAACGCATCGACGGTCGCAACGCTGCACACCACGAAGAGGCTCAACTCCACCTCTGACTCAGGTCCTGTCTTGCTCGCCACCGCCCTGGTCACAGCGACTGCAGGACGCCGGATGGTCACAGCTCGCGCACTGATTGACCCCTGCTCTGAGGTGTCGCTCATCAGCGAAGCACTGGCCCAGACGATGCGACTTCCTCGGACGTCGTGTTCGCGCCTGGTCCTCGGCGCCGGAGGAAAGGCCACAGCAACCTCCCGAGGAAAGGTCAGACTGACCCTGACGTCAACCGTTCCCGGACTCGGACGGTCATGCACGGTGGAGGCACTGGTGCTGCCCAGGCTGACGGCCTACAAGCCCTCTGGTGCCACCCACACTCCGCGCTGGCCCCACATCAACGGCCTGCCGCTCGCAGACCCCAGGGCAACCTCGGCGACACCGATCGAGCTCCTGCTCGGAGCGGATGTGTATCCCCAGATTCTTCTGGAAGGGATACGTCGCGGTGGACAACACGCTCCAGTCGCTCAAGAAACCATCTTCGGGTGGATTCTTTCAGGGCCGACTGCGAGAGGAGGATCACCCTCCCGAATCGTCTCCACTCACACGACCACCACGGACGATCTGGCCGCTCTGGTGCGTCGCTTCTGGGAACAGGAGGAAGTTCCAACGACCACCAGGCACTGGAACGCAGAAGAAGAGGCCTGCGACGAGGGGTTTCGTCAGACCCACTACCGGCAGTCGGACGGACGGTACGTGGTTCGCCTCTGCTTCAAGGACGCAGTCCACGGATTAGGGGAGACGCACAGCGTTGCCCGACGCATCCTGCTGTCCACCGAACGGCGCCTCCAGACCAGTACGACCCTCCGTGACCACTATCACAACTTCATGAGAGAGTACCTGCAGCTCGGCCACATGCAGGAGGTCGCCAGGGAACTCGAGTGTCCCCAAGCGCCGCACTTTTACCTGCCTCATCACGGAGTAATGAAGGGCACGGGCGCCTCCGCAAAATTGAGGGTGGTCTTCAACGGGTCCCGACCATCTTCGACCGGCCGCTCGTTGAATGACCTCCTCTCCGCTGGTCCCAAGTTACAGCGCAACCTCATGGACCTCTTACTGAGGTGGAGGCGACACAAGTTCGCTTTCCTTACGGACGTGGAAAAGATGTACCGCCAAATCCAGGTGCATCCCGACGACCGGGACTACCAGCGAGTGCTCTGGAGGGACAACCCGGACCAGAGGATCCAGGTGTTCCACCTCACCACCGTCACATACGGACTGACCTGCGCCCCTTTTCTGGCCATCCGCACCCTGCTGCAGCTTGCGGACGACGAAGAGGAGCAATTCCCACGAGGTGCCGCCATCCTGAGGGAAGCCACCTACGTGGACGACATCCTGTCCGGAGCCGATAGCGAGGACGAGGCCCGACAAACCCAGGAGGAACTCGTCGGAATCTGCAGGGCGGGCGGCTTCACGCTAAAAAAGTGGAGCGCCAACAGCACCGCCCTGACCTCGCACCTGCCCGACGAGGACCTTGCCCTGTCCTCCACGTTACCTTGGCAGCCAGAGCTGGGATGCAGTGCCTTGGGGCTGAAGTGGCACACACAGTCTGACACTCTGACCTTCAGTTTCCAGGGCCCTCCGACGTCTCCACTTCCGACACTATCGAAGCGGTATGTGTTGTCCCAGGTGGCAAAATTGTTCGACCCCCTCGGATGGCTGGCACCCGCGACCATCCGAGGGAAAATATTCCTTCAGCAGCTGTGGCAGCACCGCCTCGACTGGGACGAGCAGCTTCCATCGACCGCAGCTGAAACGTGGAGGAAACTTTCCGCCGACGCGGCCAACCTAACGTCGCTGAGGCTCCCACGATGGCTGGGCACGGAGCCAGCTACGACCACTCAGCAACTCCACGTCTTCGTGGACGCCTCCGAACGAGCCTACGCTGCAGCCGCCTACATCCGGACCAGCAACCCACACCGGACACAGGTCACTCTGGTTGCAGCAAAAACAAAGACAGCGCCGCTCCAGAGCCTGTCTCTCCCACGGCTCGAGCTGTGCGCTGCAGTACTGGGGGCCCGACTGCTATCCCACCTACGCCGCGAGATGGGACTGCAGTTCGACACGAGTCACCTCTGGTCAGACTCCACCGTCACCCTCGCATGGCTACACGGTGAACCGACGCGGTGGCGTACTTTTGTCGCCAACAGGGTGGCTGAATTCCACCGAACTGTACCGGACGTCCGCCTACACCACGTCGGCAGCCAGGACAACCCTGCCGACTGTGCCTCGCGAGGCATTCCCGCCAGCCAGCTCGCGAGTCACCCCCTATGGTGGCACGGACCCGCGTGGCTCACCGAACATCCCACGACGTGGGACACGACCTCGCCCACGCTCGACACCACCGAGGAGGAGCGGGCCCCGACGACGACCAGCTTCCACACCCGGATAGCCGACACGGAGCACGAGTCCCTGCTGCATCGTTACTCATCGCTGACCCGACTTTTGAGGGTCACTGCCTGGTGTCTGCGTTGGACGAGACGTCGACCAGCTCCGTCACCAGGAGACGTCTTCCCGATCCTGCATCCAGAGGAGGTGAGCCAAGCGGAGGCGCTCTGGATCAAGATTGTGCAGGGATCGACCTTCGAACGAGAGCTCTCTGCTCTCAACAATGGACAACCTCTTCGACCGTCCAGTGCCCTCCGAGCGACGACCCCGTTCCTCGACAACCAGGGCATTCTACGGGTGGGAGGGAGATTAAAAAACTCCCTGCTCTCCTATGACGAGCAGCACCCCATCATTCTGCCATCAGGATCAAAGTTGACCGAGATGATCGTCGAGCAGCACCACCGACGGACACTGCATGGGGGTGTGCAGTTGACCCTGGCATCCGTCCGCCAACGATTTTGGATACCACAAGGACGCCAAAACGTGAAGAAATGCGTCTCCCGCTGCATCAGATGTCTCCGATGGCGGGCGGCAACCGCCAGCCAATTAATGGGCGACCTACCACTCCACCGGGTCACGCCATCGCGCCCATTCACCCACACAGGCGTGGATTACGCCGGCCCGTTCAAATTAAAAACGGCGCCAGGACGTGGCCACAAATCTATCAAGGGGTATGTGGCCATTTTCGTTTGTTACAGCTCCCGGGCAGTCCATCTCGAAGCTGTGTCGGACTACACCACGGCCGCCTTTCTCGCAGCATTCCGGCGATTCACTGGCCGACGGGGACCATGCGCCTCTGTAACGAGCGACTGCGGCACAAATTTCGTGGGGGCTGACCAGGAACTGCGCCGCATGTTCCGGGCATCGTCCAAGGAAGCAGCTGCCATCGCCGGACAGCTGTCCAAGGAGGGAGTGCGGTGGAAATTCATTCCACCAGGAGCACCTCACTTCGGCGGGCTATGGGAGGCAGCCGTCCGCTCCGTGAAGCACCatctccgtcgcgtcgtcggcgaCAACGCTCACACGTACGAGGAGCTGGCGACGTTCCTCTGCCAGGTGGAGGCGTGCCTGAATTCGCGTCCACTCCAGGCACTGACGGACGACCCAGAGGACCTGACCCCCCTGACGCCGGGACACTTCCTCGTCGGAGGCCCCCTCCTGGCCACCCCGGAGCCCATGCTGCACGACGTCCCTACCTCGCGGCTCTCCCGGTGGCAACAACTCCAACAGCGGGTGGAACATTTTTGGCGACGTTGGTCCGCAGAATACCTGCACCAAATTCAAACGCGAAGGAAGTGGACAACCACCCAGCCATCCCTGGGCGTCGGGGACCTCGTGCTGGTGAAGTCCGAAGCCACCCCCCCCACGAAGTGGCCGCTCGCACGCATCACCGACGTCCACCCTGGAGCCGACGGCCATGTCCGGGTCATCACCGTTAGAACAGCCACCACTTCGTTCACCCGGCCGGTAACAAAAATAGTCCGACTTCTCCAGGCCGGAGAGAACCAGGCATAA